Proteins from a genomic interval of Hemitrygon akajei unplaced genomic scaffold, sHemAka1.3 Scf000034, whole genome shotgun sequence:
- the LOC140719971 gene encoding zinc-binding protein A33-like: MCAVAEEHREHCFRPIKGAVKIYKDQVKSSLDSLTKKKSDFQEKEQQQKEKISGVQEQSHSVQTHITSQFAELRQIITEKEQSLLWDLREEEKRILKPMEKNLLKIQENIRIIQEEITKLKEQMNQKDGVIFLKVVFGDNSYVDLER, translated from the exons atgtgtgcagtggcggaggaacacagagagcactgcTTCAGGCCGATTAAAggagctgttaaaatctacaag GATCAggtaaaatcttccttagactctctcacaaaaaagaaatcagacttccaggaaaaggagcagcaacagaaagagaagatttccggagttcag gaacagtcacacagcgttcagactcacatcacatcccagtttgctgaactgcgccagattatcactgagaaagagcagagcttactctgggatctcagggaagaagagaagaggattctcaaaccaatggagaaaaatcttcttaaaattcaagagaatataaggattattcaggaggaaatcactaagttaaaggaacagatgaatcaaaaagacggcgtgatatttctcaag